A genomic stretch from Nocardia wallacei includes:
- a CDS encoding FAD-dependent oxidoreductase, whose amino-acid sequence MTSTDRYDVVVAGGGSAGVAAAVGAARTGARTLLIERGPCLGGAATLRNVLTYCGIYTRADPPRQVVFGVAEEVLRGLRRLGAVSAPTRFTSVAVVFDPESVKLVLDRICHDAGVDVRLDSQLVGADRHGEVIGAVHLADHQGLHTIRAAAYVDATGEADLANFGGAAVRYGNGGLVQNGTLGVRFGGIPRAAEVTRETLATAVAAAKLRGAHVLAERGLVARLPISGDIVTYVVDEGYDARDARELTRAQTHARAQAQEYLAVLRTLPGCADAHIVTTGPEIGTRESRHLLGHYRLSTDEVLGAARHEEVVAMGAWPIEYHPGPGVVPQWQFISGDAHYDIPFGVVRSIDTANLFAAGRTVDADRYAGASLRVMGTAFATGHAAGIGAALHAAGAGTSAALVQRELLCQGAYLEIPRAA is encoded by the coding sequence ATGACGAGCACGGACCGGTACGACGTGGTGGTGGCGGGGGGCGGCTCGGCGGGCGTGGCGGCCGCCGTCGGCGCCGCCCGCACCGGGGCGCGGACCCTGCTGATCGAGCGCGGCCCGTGCCTGGGCGGCGCCGCGACGCTCCGCAACGTACTGACCTACTGCGGGATCTACACCCGCGCCGACCCACCGCGCCAGGTGGTGTTCGGCGTCGCCGAGGAGGTGCTGCGCGGGCTGCGCCGCCTCGGCGCGGTCTCCGCACCGACCCGATTCACCTCTGTCGCCGTGGTATTCGACCCCGAGTCGGTGAAACTCGTCCTCGACCGGATCTGCCACGACGCCGGAGTAGACGTCCGGCTCGACAGCCAGCTCGTCGGCGCCGACCGCCACGGTGAGGTGATCGGCGCGGTCCACCTCGCCGATCATCAAGGCCTGCACACGATCCGGGCCGCCGCGTACGTCGACGCCACCGGCGAGGCGGACCTGGCGAACTTCGGCGGCGCCGCGGTCCGGTACGGCAACGGCGGTCTGGTCCAGAACGGCACGCTGGGTGTGCGGTTCGGCGGCATTCCGCGCGCGGCCGAGGTCACCCGCGAAACGCTCGCCACCGCCGTCGCCGCCGCCAAACTGCGTGGCGCACACGTGCTGGCCGAGCGCGGACTGGTTGCGCGCCTGCCGATCTCGGGCGACATCGTCACCTATGTGGTGGACGAGGGCTACGACGCCCGCGATGCGCGCGAGCTCACCCGCGCCCAGACACACGCTCGCGCCCAGGCCCAGGAGTACCTCGCCGTGCTGCGCACCCTCCCCGGTTGCGCGGACGCGCACATCGTCACGACCGGCCCGGAGATCGGCACCCGCGAATCACGCCATCTGCTCGGGCACTACCGGCTCAGCACCGACGAGGTGCTCGGGGCCGCCCGCCACGAGGAGGTGGTCGCGATGGGCGCCTGGCCGATCGAGTACCACCCCGGCCCGGGCGTAGTTCCGCAGTGGCAGTTCATCTCCGGCGACGCCCATTACGACATTCCCTTCGGCGTGGTCCGCAGCATCGACACCGCGAACCTCTTCGCCGCCGGGCGCACGGTCGACGCCGACCGCTACGCCGGCGCCTCCCTGCGTGTCATGGGCACCGCCTTCGCCACGGGCCACGCGGCGGGGATCGGCGCGGCCCTGCACGCGGCCGGGGCGGGGACGAGCGCGGCGCTCGTGCAACGCGAACTGCTCTGCCAAGGGGCGTATCTGGAGATTCCGCGCGCCGCCTGA
- a CDS encoding cation:proton antiporter has product MPSFLELTLHFFLQMAVILAAYRLLWPVLRRLGQMQVVAIMAAGFLLGPSVLGAIWPSGQRWLFPATLAVGGQTIPHPSLTMIYVVGQLGLVLYMFSVGSSFRTGILTDHFRVAGATATAGLTVPLLFGAVTGYVLFQHGDFFTGKVAAWQAALFLAAAVGITAFPVLAWIIHDSGLHDTRVGTMTLACAAFDDAWSWILLAVVVASAQGNMNSAVLAFVGGGAFVLFMLTVGRRLLRVLNGWAEQEMRADPAGGLPLGPFTVVLLVVLVCAWFTDWTGIYSVFGAFLAGVVMPRGQWLDRVRERTEPLVAYLLLPAFFVYAGLNTKLSLLLHPVAIVAAAAVLVVSFAGKFGAVSLASRWQGLSWREAGAMGALANARGLMELVLINIGLTQGLITPTLFTILAIMTIVTTFVAGPLFRMFERNAWKNGLVFGAGGETAAVRVAV; this is encoded by the coding sequence ATGCCGTCGTTTCTCGAGCTGACGCTGCACTTCTTTCTGCAGATGGCGGTGATCCTCGCGGCCTACCGGCTGCTGTGGCCGGTGCTGAGACGGCTCGGGCAGATGCAGGTGGTCGCCATCATGGCCGCCGGATTCCTGCTCGGGCCCTCGGTGCTGGGCGCGATCTGGCCCAGCGGGCAGCGGTGGCTGTTCCCCGCGACCCTCGCGGTCGGCGGGCAGACGATTCCGCATCCGTCGCTGACGATGATCTACGTGGTGGGGCAACTGGGTCTGGTGCTCTACATGTTCTCGGTCGGGTCGTCGTTCCGGACCGGGATTCTCACCGACCACTTCCGGGTGGCGGGCGCCACCGCGACGGCCGGGCTCACGGTGCCGCTGCTGTTCGGCGCCGTCACCGGGTACGTGCTGTTCCAGCACGGCGACTTCTTCACGGGGAAGGTGGCGGCGTGGCAGGCCGCACTGTTCCTCGCGGCGGCCGTGGGTATCACCGCGTTTCCGGTGCTGGCGTGGATCATTCACGACTCCGGGCTGCACGACACGCGGGTCGGCACCATGACGCTGGCGTGCGCGGCGTTCGACGACGCCTGGTCGTGGATCCTGCTGGCGGTCGTGGTCGCCAGTGCCCAGGGCAATATGAACAGTGCCGTGCTGGCCTTCGTCGGTGGCGGAGCGTTCGTGTTGTTCATGCTGACCGTCGGGCGGCGGCTGCTGCGGGTGCTGAACGGCTGGGCCGAGCAGGAGATGCGCGCCGATCCCGCGGGCGGGCTGCCGCTCGGGCCGTTCACGGTGGTGCTGCTGGTCGTGCTCGTGTGCGCCTGGTTCACCGACTGGACGGGCATCTACTCGGTGTTCGGGGCGTTCCTCGCCGGGGTGGTGATGCCGCGCGGGCAGTGGCTGGACCGGGTGCGGGAGCGGACCGAGCCGCTGGTGGCGTATCTGCTGCTGCCCGCGTTCTTCGTGTACGCCGGGCTCAATACCAAGTTGAGCCTGCTGCTGCATCCGGTGGCGATCGTGGCGGCCGCGGCGGTGCTGGTGGTGTCGTTCGCGGGGAAGTTCGGCGCGGTGTCGCTGGCCTCGCGGTGGCAGGGACTGAGCTGGCGGGAGGCGGGTGCGATGGGCGCGCTGGCCAACGCGCGCGGACTGATGGAGCTGGTGCTCATCAACATCGGCCTCACCCAGGGACTCATCACCCCGACGCTGTTCACCATCCTGGCGATCATGACCATCGTGACGACGTTCGTCGCGGGCCCGCTGTTCCGGATGTTCGAACGCAATGCCTGGAAGAACGGGTTGGTCTTCGGCGCGGGCGGCGAGACCGCCGCGGTCCGGGTGGCGGTGTGA